The Staphylothermus marinus F1 genome has a segment encoding these proteins:
- a CDS encoding transcription factor, with protein MPRKKKEKALKISPREKYYLDILIDLIARMYGEKAKKVLLHIIRSGGIVAEETLGKDIGMKSNEARKILQQLADEAILRYKTGRVGDKTLHLWILNIDQIEGILIARLKKTREKLLIRLNYEKNNTFLKCPLCGRRYTFDEAFENDFLCPYDGEQLIEYDNSEEIRILEEKIKEITDELSRIGAA; from the coding sequence TTGCCGAGGAAGAAGAAGGAGAAAGCACTAAAGATTAGTCCTAGAGAAAAATATTATTTAGACATATTAATAGACCTAATAGCAAGAATGTATGGTGAAAAAGCCAAAAAAGTACTACTACACATAATAAGATCAGGTGGAATAGTAGCTGAGGAAACACTCGGAAAAGATATTGGTATGAAATCTAATGAAGCAAGAAAAATACTTCAACAATTAGCCGACGAAGCTATCCTGAGATACAAAACTGGCAGAGTAGGTGATAAAACATTGCACTTATGGATACTAAACATTGATCAAATAGAAGGTATTCTTATCGCTAGACTAAAGAAAACTAGAGAAAAACTATTGATCAGGCTAAACTATGAGAAAAACAATACTTTCCTAAAATGCCCATTATGTGGTAGAAGATATACATTCGATGAAGCCTTCGAAAACGATTTCCTGTGTCCATATGACGGCGAACAATTAATAGAATATGATAATAGCGAGGAAATAAGAATTTTAGAAGAAAAGATCAAAGAGATAACAGATGAACTAAGCAGGATCGGTGCAGCTTAG